Below is a genomic region from Xylophilus sp. GW821-FHT01B05.
GCTGACGCCCTTGCCGCGCGTAATAAAGCCGCGGATGTCATCCGGCGGCGCAGGCTTGCAGCACTTGGCCAACTGGGTCAGCAACGAATCAAGCCCCACCACCAGCACCCCGCCCTTGGGCGTGTTGTCACCGCTGCGGGATTTCTTCAACAGCAGGTAGTCGTCAGGCTCCAGCACGGGCTCTGGCGGGCGCAACAAGGTCTCTATGTTGCGTAGCGAGTACTCATCCTTGCCGACGGCCTCAAAGAGGTCGTCCGATGCCTTGAAGCCCAGCCGCTCGGCCAAGTCGTCCAGCTTCATGGCCGTGCGGCCTTCGCGCTGCAGCAGCTTTTCGACCGATTCGCGGCCACGCGCGACGTTCTCGTGGGCGATCTGCGCATTGAACCAGGCCCGCACTTTGGCCTTGGCACGGTGGCTGGTCAGGTAGCCCAGGCCAGCATTGAGCCAGTCGCGCGACGGGCCGCCCTCCTTGGCCACGGTGATCTCGACCGTCTGGCCGTTCTGCAACACGGTATTGAGCGGCACCATGACGCCATCCAGGCGCGCGCCGCGACAGCGGTGACCAACGCTGGTGTGCACCGTATAGGCAAAGTCAATCGGCGTCGCGCCCTGGGGCAGCTCCACGACAGCGGCATCGGGTGTCAGCACATAAATGCAGTCCTGGAACAAACCTTTGCCCTGCTGACCGCCCGCCAGATCGCGCTCCCATGCCAGCAATTGCCGCAACACGGCGATCTTGGCGTCGTAGTCGCTGCTGGCAGAAACCCCTGCATAGCCCTTCTGGCCCGCTTCCTTGTAGGCCCAGTGCGCGGCCACGCCATGCTCGGCATGGTCGTGCATGGCCTGGGTGCGAACCTGGATCTCGATCGGCCGCCCGGCGTCATCACGAACCACGGTATGCAACGACTGATAGCCATTGGGCTTGGGCTTGGCTATGTAGTCATCGAACTCCTCCACGATGGGCTGGAAGCGCTCATGCACCCAGCTCAAGGCCGCATAGCAGTCCTTCACCGTAGGCACGATGACGCGCAGGGCGCGGATATCGAACACCTGGTCGAAGCCGAGCGACTTGCCCCGCATCTTGCGCACGATGCTGTAGATATGTTTGGGCCGCCCCTGCACGGTGGCGCCAATGCTGCGTTGGCGCAATTCGGCCTCCAGGCCACCACGCAGTTGCTCCATGGAAAGCTCGCGTTCCGCGCGCTTCTCGTCCAGCAGGCGCGCGACTTCGCGATAGGTGTCAGGCTCCAGGAAGCGAAAGGCGAGGTCTTCCATTTCCCACTTGATCTGCCAGATGCCCAGGCGATTGGCCAGCGGGGCAAAGACATGCAGCGACTCGCGCGCCAAGCTGGGCAGCATGGGCACTCTGGTCGCTGCGCAATAACGCAGGGTTTCCAGACGCGATGCCAGACGCAGCAGCACCACGCGCAGATCACGCGAGAAGGCGAGCAGCATCTTGCGCACGTTCTCGGTCTGCAGGGCCGGATCATCGACCAATTGCGCGGAGGATGCCGCCCCGCGCGCCTGGCGCTGGACATGGATCAGGCGGTTGGTCTCCATCGCCAATGCCGCGTACTCATCGCCGAAAGCACGCGCGATGGTTTCCTGCGGACGCGCCAGGTGCTCGCAGGCATGCACCAGGTAGTTGGCGGCGCGCATCGCCTCGGAGCCGCCAATGCCCAGCAAGATGTCGGAGACGTTGTCAGCGTGGGCCAGCGTGTTCTGGCCCGAATCCAGCGTTTCGCTTGCCAGGAAAGGCTCGGCAAAGGCGCGCGCCCGCGCCAGGGCCTGCTTCTGCTCGGGCAATGCATTCGCCGTTGCCACAATGAGATCGGACACCGCCTCTGCAGCAGCGCCTGCCGGAGGGCCAAGCAGGCTCTTCATACGGAGCGCAGCAGGAAGTCTGTGACCGCCTGCACCTGCGGTGCCGCCACCAGGGTCGGGGCATGGCCGACGCCTGCAAACTCCACCAGGCGCGCCTGCGGCCCCCGGCCGGTCATGGCCTGCGCCGTAGCCGCCGCGAGCAGGTCCGAATCGGCGCCGCGCAAGAGCAAGGTTTCGGCGCGGATATGGTCATAGAGCGCCCACAGCACCGCTTCGGACTGCACGGCGCTTTCTTGCGTCATGCCGCGAAAAGGCACCGCAATGGCGGGGTCGTAGTGCAGCATCAGCCCGGCAGACGGATCTGCCGCGTCCGCTGGCACCACCATGGGCCGCGACAGCGCCAGCCACTCTTCCGTACTGTGCGGACCAAAGCTCAGCGACAGCAAGCGCAGCGCCTCAGCCGCCTGCTCCAGGGTGCCAAAACGAACCGGCTGACCCAGGTACTGGCCAATGCGCTGCAAAGCCTGCCACTGGATCACAGGACCGACGTCATTGAGTACCAGCCTGCGCACCGGCAAGGGTAGCGGCAGGCCAGGTTGCCCGCACAACGCCATGCCGATCAGACCACCCATGCTGGTTCCCACCCAATCCAAGGTCTCGACCGGCGACTGCGCATGCAACTGCGCGAGCAGCGCCAGCATGTCGGCGGCATACAGCGGCACGGCGTAACCCTCAGGGTCTTGCAGCCAATCGCTGCGCCCGCGGCCCACCACATCAGGACACACCACGCGCATGTACGGCGCCAAAGCGCGTGCCAGCACGTCGAAATCCCGGCCTTGCCGCGACAGCCCATGTACGCACACCACGACGTGTGGATGCCGGGGATTGCCAGTCGCATTCCATTCCCAGTAGGCCATGCGGTGGCTGCCGTCGTGCGGCGTGGCGCCACGAGGCGCCCCTGCGGCACTGGGGCACGAGACGAATTTCAGCTGAGGTTCAAAGGTATGCATCGCGGATCAAGAGACGGCCGCCCCTGCTGCGACGCCGCAGCGAGCAGGACCTGCGTGGCATCCTAATTCATCCAGCAAAACACCCACGCCCCACAAAAGAAAGCCGCGGGTCATGCCTATGACCCGCGGCCTCGGAGCCAGACTGCTGCAACGGCAGGCAGCCGGGGACTACTGCAGTTGGATCGAACCCGAGACGTTGACGGTCACCGTGCTCTTGCCTGCTTCGACCGGCACCGCCGAGTCAGCCTCCATGGACTTGGCGGCCATGGCCATCATGCGCGGGCGCGGCATCGGAGAAGAGTCGCTTGAATTCACCGACACTTCGCGCAGCGTGTAGTTGCCAAAGCCGAAGCCCCGCGCCAACGTGGTCGCCTTCGCCTTGAAGTTCTCTATGGCACGCATCTGCACTTCGGACTCGGCCTTCACCCGCTGCTCGCGGCTCAGGCCAAAACCGACACGGCCCAGCGTCAGGGTATTGATGCGCCCTGCGGTTGAAGTGATGCGGTCGAAATCCCGCCCTTCCAGCACCAGCTCAGCCGTACCCTGCCAGCTTGCAATGCGCCCCTCCTTGCCGTAACGCGGGCTCAGGCTGAAGTTGCCGGTCTGCACATCCATCTGCCCCGGACGTGCCTCGCTGCGTGCCAGCCCCAGCGCGGCATCCAGGGCGGTCTTGAGCTGCGCCTGCACGGCCGCAGGATTGGCCCCCTCCTTGGTGGTCGAAAGCACCATGCTGAGCATGTCCTGCTGCACTTCGGCCTGTGCGTCGGCGCTCAGTTGCACAACATTCTGTGGCGGCGGCAGCGTCTGGGAGAACGCGTAGGAAGAGCAAGCCAGTAGGGCTGCCAGGGCAGTCAATCGACGGATAGTGATCATTGAAACTCCGGTTTGGATGGACAAAAAGCGTGTCAAGGCCGTCTTTGGGACGATATTGCCGGGCGCACCGCAACTTCTTGCGCCACGCCGCAAGACTTGTAACATTGGGTCAAAAAAAGCCCCTTGGTCCGGTTTTACGGCCACAAAATGGCCGCTGTTACAAATTCCTGGAATGCCCATGACCCAAGCTGCAGCCCGTACCGACAAGATTCTGGTGGTCGACGACGACGCGCGCATCCGTGACCTGCTGCGCCGCTACCTCACCCAAGAAGGCTTCGAAGTCATGGTCGCGGAAGATGGCAAGGCGCTCAACCGCATCCTGCTGCGCGACACCGTTGACCTGATCGTGCTCGATCTGATGATGCCCGGTGAGGATGGCCTGTCCATCTGCCGGCGGCTGCGTGCGGCCAACGACCGTACGCCCATCATCATGCTCACCGCCAAGGGCGAGGACGTGGACCGCATCGTCGGCCTGGAAGTCGGTGCCGACGACTACCTCGGCAAGCCCTTCAACCCGCGCGAACTGCTGGCCCGTATCCACGCCGTACTGCGCCGCCGTCCGCCGCAAGAGGCGCCAGGCGCCCCTTCGGGCGACAACGAGGTGGTGAACTTCGGCCCCTTCACCTTCGACCTGGGCACGCGCGCGCTGCAAAAGAGTGGCGAAGAGCTGCCCCTGACCACTGGCGAGTTCGCCATGCTCAAGGCCTTGGTGCGCCATCCGCGCCAGCCACTGTCGCGTGAGAAGCTGGCCCTGCTGGCGCGTGGCCGTGAGTTCGAGCCCTTTGACCGCAGCCTGGACGTGCAGGTGTCGCGCCTACGCAAACTCGTGGAGATCGATGCCGCTGCGCCGCGCTACATCCAGACCGTGTGGGGCGTGGGCTATGTCTTCGTACCGGACGGAGCGGGCTGATAGAGGAACTGCGGCCTTGATCGCCGCGCCGCCCTGCTGCTGCCATTCCCTGCCGCCTTTAGGATGCAGGGTATTTGCGCCATGGCAGTGATCCCCACCGATCTGTCCCAGACCAAGGAGCTCCTGCCGCGCGATGCGGACGGCGCGCCGGAAGAGGCACGGCCGCCGCGGCTGGGACTGAACCTGTTCTGGCGCACCTTCTTCCTGCTGGCCATCTTGCTTGTCGGCAGCATCCTGGCTTGGCTGCAAACCCTGCGCGCGTTGGAGTTCGAGCCGCGTGCGCTGCACACGGCGCAGCAGATCGCATCCCTGGTCAACCTGAGCCGCGCCGCGTTGATCCACGCCGATGCCATCGCGCGCGTATCGCTGATCAAGACCATGGCCGACCAGGAAGGCGTGCGCATCCTGCCGCGCGAACCTGGCGACACCTTCGAACCACTGGAGAACAGCGCCCTTGGCCGTCGCATGACGGACGAGCTGGTGGAGCGCCTGGGCCGGGGCACGGTTATTGCCAAGTCGGTCAACGGCGAGGAAGGCCTGTGGGTCGGCTTTGCCATCAACGGCGACTCCAACTGGTTGCTGCTGGACCGCGCACGCTTCAGCCCTGCAGGCGGCAAGACCTGGCTGATCTGGCTGGTGACCGCTGCCGCGCTGTCGCTGGCGGGTGCTGCCGCCATTGCACGGCTGATCAACCGGCCTCTCAAACAGCTGTCGCTGGCGGCCAACCGTGTGCGCGAAGGCGACTTCGCTGGCAGCCACCTGGACGAGCAAGCCGTGACCAGCGAGATCCGCGAGGTCAACCTGGGCTTCAACCGCATGGCGCGGCGGCTGGCGCAGCTGGAACAGGATCGTGCCGTGATGCTGGCCGGCATTTCGCACGACCTGCGCACACCGCTGGCACGGCTGCGGCTGGAGACCGAGCTGAGCGTGGCCGACGAGGATGCGCGTGACCACATGGTCGCGGACATGGCGCAGCTCGACGCCATCATCGACAAGTTCCTGGACTACGCCCGCCCCGACCATGTCAACCTGCGGCCAGTCGTGCTGGCCGATGTGGTGGCCTCTTGCGTCTACGCGGTGGAAGACCACGACGAGCTGCAGATCCGGGTCGATGTACCCGACAGCCTGCGGGTGATGGCCGATGGCACCGAGCTGGCCCGGGTGGTATCCAACCTGATCGAGAATGCGCGCCGCTACGGCAAATCTCCGGGCCTGGACGTGGCCGAGGTCGACATAGAGGCCCATGCCCGCGAGGAATCCGTGGTGCTGACGGTGCGCGACCATGGCCATGGCGTGCCGCCCGAAATCCTCTCGAGCCTGACCAAGCCCTTCTTCCGAGGCGATACCGCGCGCACCTCGGCCACCGGCGCTGGCCTGGGGCTGTCTATCGTCGACAAGACGGTACGGCGCATGGGCGGCGCCTTCACACTGAGCAATGCGCCCACCGGCGGGCTCAATGCGCGCATCGTCCTCACACGCGCCACGGCAGATGGCACGCCGGCCCAGCCTCATCCGACGGAAAAGCGCTCGTGGCGCCCGTCCGTAGCCCGCAAGCCGCTATCTAAACAATAGCACCACTGCGCGTGCTTCCATGCTGCGGCCCTCGCCCACGGGGCCCAGCTTCTCGGCCGTCTTGGCCTTGACGTTGACCTGACCAACCTCCAGCGCCAGCACCTGCGCAATGCGGGCGCGGATGGCCGGCATGTGGGGCATCAGCTTGGGCGCCTGGGCGATCACCGTGCTGTCGATGTTGCCGATCTGCCAGCCCTCGGCACCCACGCGGCGCGCGGCCTCGGCCAATAACACGGTGGAGTCGGCACCGCGAAAGCGCTCGTCGGTGTCGGGGAAGTGCGTGCCGATGTCGCCCAGCGCGGCCGCACCCAAGAGCGCGTCGGTGATGGCGTGCAACAACACGTCGGCGTCTGAATGGCCGAGCAGGCCCAGGCTGTGCGGGATCTCGACGCCGCCGAGTATGAGTTTGCGGCCGGCGGCCAGGGCGTGCACGTCCCAGCCTTCGCCAATGCGGATGTTCATGGAGTTCATTTCAGAAATGGGTTTTGGCGGGCAACGCAGATGCCTCGCCGCGCGGGCCGCCAAAGCGCGCCACCGTGTCGGCATGCCGCCGGCTGGCCAGCACGGCCTCGGCCAGGGCGAAATCCTCGGGCCAGGTGACCTTGAAGTTCTGCGCGCTGCCCGGCACCAGGCGCGGCTGCAGGCCCATGGCCTCGACTGCGCTTGATTCGTCGGTAACTTGGGCACCTGCATGCTGCAGCGCCTGCGACAGCAGGCCGATGCGGAACATCTGCGGCGTCTGCGCCAGCCACTTGCCGCGGCGGTCCACCGTGGCCTCGACCCGATCGGTGCTGGAGGTCTTGAGGGTGTCGGCCAGCGGCTGTGCCAGCAGGCCGCCCACCGGGTCGGTGGCGCAGGTGTCGATCAGTGCATCGATCAGCGGCGCCGTCACCAGGCAGCGCGCAGCGTCATGCACCAGCACCCAGTCATGCGCTGCGGCGCCCTGCCCTGCCAAAGCCTGCAGGCCGTTGACCACGCTTGCGGCCCGCGTCGCGCCACCACACGGCTGCACCTGCCAGCCACTATTCAGCGGCGCCTGGGCATCAAAAAAATGATCTTCCGGGGCCACCACCACCACGCCGCCGGCCAACCGGCGCACGGCGGCAAAAGCCGCGAGCGTATGCAGTACCAAGGGCTGACCAGCCAGCGACCGGTACTGCTTGGGGCCTTCGCCGCCCGCACGCGCGCCAACGCCGGCGCAGGGGATCAGCGCCCAGAAACGTACGGGGGCAGCGGCGTGCGCCAAGGAATCGGGCAAGGGCATGGATAAA
It encodes:
- a CDS encoding alpha/beta hydrolase → MHTFEPQLKFVSCPSAAGAPRGATPHDGSHRMAYWEWNATGNPRHPHVVVCVHGLSRQGRDFDVLARALAPYMRVVCPDVVGRGRSDWLQDPEGYAVPLYAADMLALLAQLHAQSPVETLDWVGTSMGGLIGMALCGQPGLPLPLPVRRLVLNDVGPVIQWQALQRIGQYLGQPVRFGTLEQAAEALRLLSLSFGPHSTEEWLALSRPMVVPADAADPSAGLMLHYDPAIAVPFRGMTQESAVQSEAVLWALYDHIRAETLLLRGADSDLLAAATAQAMTGRGPQARLVEFAGVGHAPTLVAAPQVQAVTDFLLRSV
- a CDS encoding SIMPL domain-containing protein (The SIMPL domain is named for its presence in mouse protein SIMPL (signalling molecule that associates with mouse pelle-like kinase). Bacterial member BP26, from Brucella, was shown to assemble into a channel-like structure, while YggE from E. coli has been associated with resistance to oxidative stress.), which translates into the protein MITIRRLTALAALLACSSYAFSQTLPPPQNVVQLSADAQAEVQQDMLSMVLSTTKEGANPAAVQAQLKTALDAALGLARSEARPGQMDVQTGNFSLSPRYGKEGRIASWQGTAELVLEGRDFDRITSTAGRINTLTLGRVGFGLSREQRVKAESEVQMRAIENFKAKATTLARGFGFGNYTLREVSVNSSDSSPMPRPRMMAMAAKSMEADSAVPVEAGKSTVTVNVSGSIQLQ
- the ispD gene encoding 2-C-methyl-D-erythritol 4-phosphate cytidylyltransferase, coding for MPLPDSLAHAAAPVRFWALIPCAGVGARAGGEGPKQYRSLAGQPLVLHTLAAFAAVRRLAGGVVVVAPEDHFFDAQAPLNSGWQVQPCGGATRAASVVNGLQALAGQGAAAHDWVLVHDAARCLVTAPLIDALIDTCATDPVGGLLAQPLADTLKTSSTDRVEATVDRRGKWLAQTPQMFRIGLLSQALQHAGAQVTDESSAVEAMGLQPRLVPGSAQNFKVTWPEDFALAEAVLASRRHADTVARFGGPRGEASALPAKTHF
- the ispF gene encoding 2-C-methyl-D-erythritol 2,4-cyclodiphosphate synthase, giving the protein MNIRIGEGWDVHALAAGRKLILGGVEIPHSLGLLGHSDADVLLHAITDALLGAAALGDIGTHFPDTDERFRGADSTVLLAEAARRVGAEGWQIGNIDSTVIAQAPKLMPHMPAIRARIAQVLALEVGQVNVKAKTAEKLGPVGEGRSMEARAVVLLFR
- the ompR gene encoding two-component system response regulator OmpR, with product MTQAAARTDKILVVDDDARIRDLLRRYLTQEGFEVMVAEDGKALNRILLRDTVDLIVLDLMMPGEDGLSICRRLRAANDRTPIIMLTAKGEDVDRIVGLEVGADDYLGKPFNPRELLARIHAVLRRRPPQEAPGAPSGDNEVVNFGPFTFDLGTRALQKSGEELPLTTGEFAMLKALVRHPRQPLSREKLALLARGREFEPFDRSLDVQVSRLRKLVEIDAAAPRYIQTVWGVGYVFVPDGAG
- a CDS encoding ATP-binding protein, whose amino-acid sequence is MAVIPTDLSQTKELLPRDADGAPEEARPPRLGLNLFWRTFFLLAILLVGSILAWLQTLRALEFEPRALHTAQQIASLVNLSRAALIHADAIARVSLIKTMADQEGVRILPREPGDTFEPLENSALGRRMTDELVERLGRGTVIAKSVNGEEGLWVGFAINGDSNWLLLDRARFSPAGGKTWLIWLVTAAALSLAGAAAIARLINRPLKQLSLAANRVREGDFAGSHLDEQAVTSEIREVNLGFNRMARRLAQLEQDRAVMLAGISHDLRTPLARLRLETELSVADEDARDHMVADMAQLDAIIDKFLDYARPDHVNLRPVVLADVVASCVYAVEDHDELQIRVDVPDSLRVMADGTELARVVSNLIENARRYGKSPGLDVAEVDIEAHAREESVVLTVRDHGHGVPPEILSSLTKPFFRGDTARTSATGAGLGLSIVDKTVRRMGGAFTLSNAPTGGLNARIVLTRATADGTPAQPHPTEKRSWRPSVARKPLSKQ
- a CDS encoding bifunctional (p)ppGpp synthetase/guanosine-3',5'-bis(diphosphate) 3'-pyrophosphohydrolase, with product MKSLLGPPAGAAAEAVSDLIVATANALPEQKQALARARAFAEPFLASETLDSGQNTLAHADNVSDILLGIGGSEAMRAANYLVHACEHLARPQETIARAFGDEYAALAMETNRLIHVQRQARGAASSAQLVDDPALQTENVRKMLLAFSRDLRVVLLRLASRLETLRYCAATRVPMLPSLARESLHVFAPLANRLGIWQIKWEMEDLAFRFLEPDTYREVARLLDEKRAERELSMEQLRGGLEAELRQRSIGATVQGRPKHIYSIVRKMRGKSLGFDQVFDIRALRVIVPTVKDCYAALSWVHERFQPIVEEFDDYIAKPKPNGYQSLHTVVRDDAGRPIEIQVRTQAMHDHAEHGVAAHWAYKEAGQKGYAGVSASSDYDAKIAVLRQLLAWERDLAGGQQGKGLFQDCIYVLTPDAAVVELPQGATPIDFAYTVHTSVGHRCRGARLDGVMVPLNTVLQNGQTVEITVAKEGGPSRDWLNAGLGYLTSHRAKAKVRAWFNAQIAHENVARGRESVEKLLQREGRTAMKLDDLAERLGFKASDDLFEAVGKDEYSLRNIETLLRPPEPVLEPDDYLLLKKSRSGDNTPKGGVLVVGLDSLLTQLAKCCKPAPPDDIRGFITRGKGVSVHRADCSNFREMAARGAERVIEVEWGLPKKESGEVYPVDVTVEASDRQGLLRDISDVFAREKTNVVGVQTQSIKGTAWMTFTVEVADSGRLQKVLAIVAAVSGVRWARRR